The sequence AGTCTTCGGAATCACCTACTGTCTTAATGCTTTCGTTATATATTTTCACCACCtgttagaaaaataaataaagagttaGCTTATAAGCAATTCAAACTGTACATGTTGTTACTCTGGTTAATAAGATTTCAAGCACAAATACATGAATGCTTTTCTAGAAAAGAACAACATAATCCTTCAAAACAGAAATAAACAATTTGAAGAAATGAAATGCTATGGGAGAATCCTTGCGAACATAGGATTAGGACCACAGATTTTCCAATACAAAACTGGTATTTGTGAGCAGTGTTACACTATTAAGACTGGCAGGGAAATAACCAGAAAATACAGCAAAATTTATTCGCTGAGTGGAGCCATTTTTTTTATGGTGAAACAGGAGAAAATACAAGAACACAATGGTTATTCTCAATTCATGTATGGTATCTTAATGGTGTTTCCCACAATCAACCAAGATGAGCAAACTCGATCGTGCAATAGGTTAGTTTCAGTTATTGCTCAAATAGTCCAGGAACTATCATAACAAAACTATTCCCTCATCCCTgccaatttttttctattacAATATATATTTCCCTGGCTGGGCATGAGTCAATAGAAATAATTAACACATGTGTGCAGGAATGTCTGAATCAATTTAACAGGACACGGGAACCTATGCAGCTACTAGTCAACAAATAGGATGAGATGTAGCACAATGACCATTATAATtcttaagaaaaagaaagatataAATACTCAATGATTAGATAATACAATACCTCCAAGGTAACAATTGGACCAAGAGTATTTAGTCCGTACAATATCTTCCCATGGTATCTGGACAAGGTCTTTCTTGACATCTCCAATATACTATCAGTGTCTTCATATTTATTAGGTGATGATTCTTGTAGACTAACCAACAAAGCATCAAACTGCCCAACAGTACAATGTTTAAACAGATAAACATATACACAAAGGGGGAAAAGATACAAGGTATTCTAGGGTGTGGCTACTTGAAACGATATGATTGAGAAGAAATACAGTTGTTTAGTTCAATCACCTCCTCGAACAAGATCTGTAACTTTGATTCcagatcatcaaaatcaatcAAGTAAGCATCATAGTATTTATTCACAATTGTTGCACCAGGGGCGAAGCTCTCAAGTTCATTCCTACCTTCTACGAAATATACCTGGGATAGCATGTAAGATATTGAAATCAATATGTTACTGCAAACTCAGGTTTCCTTAAAGAACTCAATAAATTTCAAAGCTAAAGAAGTTCTGGCTACTAGAGAAAACCTTGGCATCCAATATTAGTTCAAGTTGAGCAATCTGTGCTTCACAATCTTCTATTGTAGAAGCTCCTGAAAAAATGGAAGTCTTTAGAAATAAAAAGTTGCTGTAAATAGTAAGCAGGAAAATTAGAACCAGCATGGCGCGTTTTAAGGTAGGAATGTGCATCTGAGGTGTCAATATGTTCAAATAGGGCTTCCGTGCTACACTCTGCCTGTACCCAGCCAAACAATAGTTAAGGATCCTCCAAATGTGCATAGTTCGAAAATTCTATGCCTAATGAAACAATCATAGAACAGAAGACAACTTTGATGTAATAAATTGGTCACATGTAGCTTCCAGTAGGATGAATAGCAGCGCTAAAAATAATTGTTAACAAGAAAATTCAGTGCACACACAGGAGTCAAGTCAGATGCACAAACTGTGTTCTCCAAACATCAAAAAACTGAAGCCGCGACCAATATGACTGCTGAGCAGTAGAGCAGCATTAGCACAAGAGAGAGCAACATACTTGCAGGTAAGTATTATCTTGTGACGCACACAAGCATTAAATATCATCACAAGAGTTTTTCATGGCACATGACACAAAGAAAGGATGATAATTACAGTCATACAACATGATGATTGAAATAACTATAAAGCATAATTGCTGAAACAATTGACGAAAGAGAAAATACTCAAGGTACAGAGCACATGATTGTCATGTACATGATTCTTACCTTTTGTAGCAACTGGAGATGCCGTCATTCCAAATACAGCTGGCCTCCACTCAGAACCAATGTAAAATTCCTTTAAACTCAAGTAGGGTGTAAAACATTAGAAAAAATTGCATGACACTTTATTTATAAAATGCAATCCTAAGCAATTCATCTGCTCTACAAAAACTGCACGAGAGTATAGAGAAAAGCTTTATCGATATTTTCAGACCAAAGAAAAGATCTTCAAATCCCATTACCTTCATTATTCGTGAGTAGGGATGGTTTCCACAGGCACGATGACATTCATCAAATATTAGCAAGTTCATCGCACTCATTGTTAGAAAAGCATGCCTCAGAGCGTCCAACAATATCTGTGGCGTCATAACAACAATCTgagagaaagaggaaaagaGTCATTGCTCAAGGAAAACGCATATTTCAAATCAGAGAGTAGATAAACAAAATATGGTACTTCAAAGTTCAAGCTGATAAGTGAACAATCGTATGCACAACTATGGTATCCAAGAGAAGAAACTAACTAGAAAGCTATATCATTTCAAATAATTTGACCAGAGTGGCATATTTGCAAGGATTGCAAGATCACACGAATGTAAGCCAAGTATCCTTGTAGCAATGACAACAGTGAAAGTTAAAATGATCAGGTCTTTGAGCCCTGAACCACCTACTTGGCTATTTCAAATATAGGGCCTTTCAAAGAATAACTTTAGTCAACAACTCTGACATTATGGACAATAACCTCAATCTACATTCGATGCAGGGCCACTACTGTCAACAAAACACAGTGTTGTCAGAAGGACAGGAGGTTTTGTGTCCCAAGCTATTTGTCAAGCACTTGGCAGGCACGGCAGTCGGTAAATTTTACAGTACATCACAATTAGTCAATTACCGCCTCAAGCATAGCACTGGCTTCAGTAAACCCCCATGCTTACCTCCTTACTCCCAATTTCCTCCTTCCAATGCTCAGCGCTCCACTCGCCGACCCCCGATGCCCCATGGCACTCCACCGCGTCGAGGTCCGTGTACTCCCGAATCACCTCGAATTGCTACAACAAAAGCACAGAGAAAGGGAAACGCAACCGCCTACAGATCAAAACACAGCATCCGCTCCACCTTCGCACAATGAGAACACAAAACGCAATGGCCGTTTGGTCGCCGCTGCAACAAACGCGCACCTGGTGGACGAGGTGCACGGTGGGCGCGAGGAACACCACGATCCGGCGCGGCGCCTCCCCTGCGCGCGAGCGGCGCGCGTGCTCTCGCGCGAGCATGACGGCGACCATGGTCTTCCCCGATCCGGTGTTGAGCACCGCGATGGTGTTGCCCCGCAGCGCCGCCGCGAACACCTCCACCTGGTACCTGCACGTGAAACCCCTCATCAGCTAAGACGCCAGCGGCCACGGCCCCGTAGCGCGACCGCGTGAGATCAGGGCGGGAGGGAATGTGAGCCGGTCCGTACCCCCGCGGCTGGAGCTGCTTGTGcgggcggcgaggaggcggcagcggcggcgggggcgggggaggcgggTCGGCGTCCTCGGCCATGGATGCGGCCATGGGGGCGGTGGGGCACTAGGGTTCGGCGCGGGTGAAGCCGCTGTGGTGGGGAAGCGCATGGCGGGTTGTGTGTATAAATCGGCGGGGCTGCGAGGCGGCAGACGCCGAGCAAGGGGAGACGAGCTGGGGGAGAAGGCGAAGTGCGTGAAGGTGGACTGGTGGGTGTGGGTGGCGGTGCGAAGCGTTCGTTGGCGCGGGGAAGGTTTCGCGTCGTGGGGGAGGCGGGCAGCCGTTGCGGACCGGAGAGACGGACCGTTTCTCGCTTCTGGGCGGCTGGCATGTGGGCTCAATTTGTCAGATGGCACGTGCCTGCGAGACGCAACACGAATGCTGCTTCCCTTCAGCCTCCTGATCATGCCATCCGGATGAATCTGTGTCTTTGCAACATCTCAAGCATTCGTTTTTTAGGAGACAGAGAGAATCATATTTTATGAAGTTTAGGGCATGTTAGTTGTAGAATCCGTAGAAACTCTTTTTATTAGATTGTGGATTATGAGATTTTATTATACAACTTAGGTTTTTTTTAATGAGAATCAATTTTTAGATTAAGattctttatttttgcttttgcttttgcttttgggattagaatccataatcaaaaacaaaaacaaatagggTCTTATTCTACCGAATTATGAACAATATAGTATGAGCTATTCTACCAAATTATGAACAATATAGTATGAGCAACTTTGAACGGTTGAATTCACGTAAGAGAAAACAATGTATAAAAAGTAGGTTTTTGCATGTAGGTTCCGAAGAGTAGCTAAAGCAGCAAGCTTACATGCACTAACAAACAACAACGCAAAATGACCGCATCGTAATTAGGTAGCTAACACACAAAAAAGAACTCAAATGCAGGTCAAGGCCAATTTCTTCTATATTTTAGGATATGGGATCACACATACAACATATGTATAGCCGCCCTTTGATCCTACATTATCTGCATTGTGTACAAAAGAATACCATCCTCAAATATCCAAGTCTCCTCTATGTCATCTATAACTTATGTGAAGAATACTAACGATGCTACCCTTGGTGCAACATCTCCAATATAACATGAGAACCATGTAAATCTAATCTAAGAACTATCCGCATCATGGAAGATATGTGTCGGATCTTCTGTATTTTCCAACTAGCAGGAACCAATCGAGGTCCTGCACCTCCGCCTGCTTCCATTGCTGGGAAGACTGGTGCCAACCTAAGCTCTTCCCGGGCCTCCTGAAGATCAGGGAAAATCACCATTAATAACCAAGATGCGACGAATTATTAATCTCGAGCCTCCTTGTTTCTCCAAGCAGCAATTGGCTTTGGGATATTGTCGAAGCGAGGGATAGGGAGAGGAAGAGCAAAAGCATCTGGTTTTAAGCTCCACTTGCTCGCTGACCATATGGAGGAACTGGTGTTGCTCTCTGGCTCTTGGAACTCTGGAGTGCTAGATGATTTCCGTACAGTTTGCAACCCATTGACGAACAAAGGCTCTGCCATTGCAAAAAGATTCTGCTGACTCTTGTTCATGTCTGGTCGATTGCTCGACTTTGGCCTCAATGCCAGGCCTTTCCCAGCGCTTGCCAAGAAGTCGCCACCATTTTCCTCCCTAGGTAACAGCTCACCATCAGCTTTCTGGCGCCGCCTTATCAACCTTTCACTGTCACCATTCTCATCAGTCTCGCCATTCACAAGAGAACCTATCGTCAAGCTTCTGGTTTTATTATTCTgaagagggaacggatcagaatttggtggctcaagccaCGGCTCAACATCCAAACAAGCAGATTTGCCTTTTCTATAGACTGTCATTTCAGTGCCTTTGCCTGTTTGATCTCTCTTTGGAGGATGTGCAAGGCCATAGTATCCCTGCAAAAGGCTCATGGCTGGCGAAACTTTGTGCTTTGGTGTTTTCAATATTGAATCCAAGATATCATCATGAATTCGACGTGGAGTACATTCCCTGAAACAATAATATTGTTGTATCAGGTAAGGCATAAAGTAGACCAAGCAAAAATGTCTGCTGATCTGGACAGCATTTCataaaatgtaatttttgtggAAGTGCTATAGCCTCGATAAGTTAGCAATAAGAAgcacttgcaagttgcaatgcCAAATTGCCAACTAGAGAAAAAGACTAAAATTTTATGGTGCATAATGAATAAAACACTGATACAGTAGAATTTATCCAAAAACACCTCACACTCGTAGGATGTAAGTGCATACAGCTTTGCGGACATTATTTTAGAACATGTAACGGATAATACATGCTTGATGGAAACAAGATAATTGCAGCCACGTAAGCACAACATGACAAAGATCTATTCGCACCCTGGTTCACGTGCACCTTTTACTCATCTTTCAATGCTCTTCGCATGTCAATTTAACTAATGTCCAGAACTACTACTATGGTCACATTAGGAGAGGTTAAAGTCGAGAACGAGCCGTAGCTTGTTTGGCAAGTCGTACGGGTGGCACGCTGCCCACCACGTTCGATCCCCAGGATCAGCGCTGGTGTCTCACCGGGGCTCGCCCCCAAGTAGGGTTCCCACACATGTTGGGTACCACAGTACGAGACCATCTCTTCAAGGCAGGTGTATGAGTGTGAGTATAGGTTGTAGGTCTTAGCTTGCGCTTAAAAGGGTGTGTGTGGGTGGGTGAGTGCATGCGTGTGGTGTGGGTCTCTGTGTGAATTCAAATACTACAACTTGTACTTCGAGGGCCTActcaaaaaaaaaggagaggttAAAGTCGCCAAAAGAAATAAGCTAATAACCATGAAATATTCCACATTAGCTTTCATACAGTCCGAACCCCAAATATCAAGTCATATGATCACAGATAGAAAAAGTGGGTAAATGAAAAATTCTTAACTCCAACTCCTTCAGTTACAGTGTCTAGTGCATACATATTCAATTAAAATTGTGTTCTAGTTCTTtccataaaaaaacaaaaataactgCAGGACGCGTGAAGTAACCAACTCATTTGAATAGTACAAAAGATCAAAACAACTCGAAGCACTCCACAGGGAAGGGGAAAAACATTTCTAAGATACCAAAGGTAGAAAAGGGAATAGCTAAGGAATATTTGCTGCTCGCATTGAACATGGAAACAAAGATCGACAAAAGGTCAAAAGGTAATAACTCATGCTGCATGTCTAGTCGTCTAGATTCTAACAAACGTGGCAAGTGGTTTTCCTAGCACTAGGGGAATGTCCACCTACAGCATGCATAGTTCAACACTTCCTCAGGTCTATAGCAGGTATGTGGGGACTTTGTAGTTCATATATGCTTCCCTCTCCAAGCACAAATCTCAAAAACAACCTGAATGGTCGATGTGATGGTGGGATGCCCCCTCGGTGGTTGAAAAGCTTTTTGAAACAAACATGTACGTCGTGTAGTTGAAACTTGAAACAATAAGAATCGTTTGCACTAAACTACAAGACTAAGATCCCCTTTCAATTTCTTTCAGGTTAGTTTATACACTTCGATTCCACGTGACAATAGTGTAAGTCATCCTCCAAGTACTCAACTACCTAGCACCGGTGTTCTAATCTGACCTTGACCATAATACATCTAGAAAACTTGTATCAATTCTGTAAACAACTATTGACAATCAATtaacacaaaacaaaacaaaacactTGCTCAGCAGCACTGTGTAACTCGCTACTTCACTAGTGACATGGTTTAAGTGACATGCTGATGCAGAATTTCGCAATCTAACTACCTGTCATCACTCTCATATGAACCATTTTGCTGGCAAGACGACGGAGGATACCTCCCCGGGAGCGGAATCCGCAGCGTCTTGTGTGCAAACATCTGGAGGTCCGTTGAGAGGCCATTCAGCCTCTTAATGTCCGCTACCTGCACGATCCAAATACGCAAATCATTCTAAAATCATTTTCCTCATAAATACACAACAGAGCTGCATTCCACCCCCAAACAGCTACAAGTTAAAGAATGCTGTTATTTTATACCCCATCTGGCATTCCAAAGTAATACTAAAACCAGAGACCCTAAAAGAACATCACTCCTGTCGCGTTACCTCGACGCCGTACTTGATGGCGACGCCCGCGAGTGTGTCGAGCTTGCCCACCCGGTGCAGCATGTACTGCCCGCACGACGAcatcgccggcgccggcgacgacgCCGACGGGGATGAGGACTGCGAGGGCGACTGCTCCACTGCTACGGTGGCCGCCGCACCCACTTCCTCGATCTCGCCGAGCCCGCGGGCCCCGCCGTCACAGAACCCATTGGCGCGAGGGAAGGCCTGGTCCTTGGGCAAATGGGGGCGGCTCATGACATCCGGAGGCGCGGAGGGGGGAGATctgggcgcgggcggcgcggaTTCGGGGCGGGGCCTCGCGAATTCGCCGtctgtggcggcggcggcgtgatacgggggaggaggtggcgcgaGCATGCGAAGAATCAGCGAGGAGAGAGGAGGACGAGGGtgtgagaggagagagaggggagttCGCACGAGGTCTGGCTTGTTTGACGCGGCTCGGGGAAGgagaaaattgattttttgcACTCTCAGGCACCCTCCACTCTAAATTGCCGCGTTGTTATTTTACCACTTGGAACAATTATACTTCATATTCCTCGTCAATCTCTTCTTTTCTACACGCCGgttcactctttttttttaagcatGACGTACATGTGCCTCAGCAACAGTAATGTTTGTATATAAATTCATAATCAATCCTTCACCCGTTGCATTTGACTAGGGTTTGTACGGTCACCTCTCCGTAACTTCTCCTCCCACTCCTATATCGTTGGCGGGGGTTAGGTGGACATCCACCACAAGCAGCTCCGCACACTTGGCCACCCTTTGACGGCAGCACCGGGTCGTGAAGTGGGAGGAGAAACCATTAGTCTCTCTATCAGAACAACGTCACTGATGCGGAGGAGGCGGGCAGGCGTGATACGCGCATGGTGGGGACAGCGTAGAGCACCTGAGGTGGAACTGTTCCACCATCATCTCCAAGCTCGCATGACCGCTGAGTCAGACATCGCGGACATTGCTGCCAATGTTGAGTCCCAAACCTAGCAGCACCCATCCCCTTATCGTCGCGACGGCTCAAGATCTACCCCGAAGCTACTATTGCGTGGCATGGCTGGTGCCGCGTGGCACTCGGGGCGGTAAGATTGTATAAATCTAATATGCTCATGATCGGAGTCGAAGTCCTGGGTGGGGTGGGGATTGAATCGATAGATGTGTGTGCCGCTATTTGGAATGAGAAGGAGAGGTTGGATGAGTTAGGGATTCAGGTGCTCTACACGTGCGCACTCTAGAAGATGAGTGACGGTGGAAATTAAAGGAGGAAGATAACCCTGACATATGGGACCATGAGTGGTTTTGGTATTTAAGGGGGAAAATAGCAAATAGCAATGTGGCGAGAAATAGAGTGACCATTTAGAGTGGAGCATACAAGAGGGGAGTTGGGAGTGgcaaaaaatcattttttttcccCTCGAGGAAGAAGGGATGAGAGATACGTAGCGCATGGAAAAGTCCTTcctatttttcctctctttGAAGCTTCCAATATTTTAATAACATCATAGAATATTCAAAAGGCACCTAATCTCTATTTGAAAGAAATGGAAGTTCCCACCTGAAATCGAGTCTCCAGTTGTTGTTTGAAATGGTCTTTCATCTGCAAACCCAAGCATGCTAGACCACGGAGAAGACGGTTAGCATGGCAATAGATTATGTTGAACTGAAACTCAATATTTTCTGGCTCCTTCGTGacaaatttgttttttaaacaTCTGTTACAAATTTGTGAGCATACGAAAATATGGTTATATAAAATCTCATTTGTTATCTTTTTCACCGTAACTCTCCACTTGCCACAACCAAACGAGGTTGCAGCGTATTGCGCCATCACTGGCCATATCTTCTTCGTCGCCTTTGAGTAAGGCTATCCCTGTTGGCTTCTGCAAAGCTCAATGCGACCATGACAGGGTCTACGTGAAGACGATGATGCAGAAATGCAGCATGGTGACGTCTGCATCATGGTGACGGGACCAAGTGTTCATCATGTGATGACACGAAGACGATGATACAACACGCGTACATGGAGCTCGGTCAAGTGCGCAGCAAAGCCAAATACCCGACGAAAGGTGAGTACAATGGTGGAGTTATGATACAGGGCAGAGGGAGTTTGTCCTAGAAGCCACGATTAACCTGAAGACATGGTACAAGTACAAGGCAACCAACCTCGACGATGACGGTTTGACTTGTTAGGATCATAGTACGAATTTTATATGAAACAACGCACGGGCATTCGACCTGTCCCAAAGAAACATTGGAACTTGAACATTGTATGCCCTCTGTCGTTTACGTGCGAAACAAACACGAGAGGAGCAAGTGACACATGACGAGTATGTAACTGGTAGCTTCAGCGACAGCACAGCCTTTTCTACCCTTACTTGTTGGAGAGggggaaaataaaaaatagaatctTTGATTAGGAAAAGGGCATAGTTAAACGAACTTCAATACATTATAAAATGTGTTGAGCTGCATATGCACATCAATCTACGCCTCTGCTGCTGGTTGAAACTATATGTACAAATATGATGGCCACTGTTTGCAGCTCGATTATTTGAAAGCTGTTGCTCATATTTCACATACAACTGTTCCTGTATGAAAACTATCAAGATGCGCTCAAAACTGTTAAATGCTGGTTGCGGCTACATAACTGTACCTTTAAGTGCTTTAATTCTAATTGTCCTGAGAAACAGAGGACTATGGGACGTTTTTTATGCGGCAAACCCGGTTGAAATGCCTTGGCCTCGAGTCGTTAACCAGGTTGAAGAGCAAAGTGGAAGTGGAATAAGTATATGATAGTGCCCACGGCTCACCCATGTTGGCAGCATGATATTATGAGCTCTCTTCACCCTCATGGCATGTTTTCAGAGTCAATGGAGATGCCACTTAACTCGCGCAACATACGGCCGGTGTTATCCACATTGAACCCCGTACTTGGGAAATGTAATGGCAGGCAAGACTCCAGTTGGCTCCAAAGGCAACTATGTACATAGTCACGCGAGATCGGAATGACCTGACAAGAAGTGCAACAAATCTAATGTTAGGTTTCCTGAATTATTAAAATGTTAGGCACACACAATTTTAGAGTAGGTAAAAAAGGCCCTCAGAACACAAGCAGCAAAAGACAGAACCTAAACTGAATTAAGATGTATAGCCCTAAACTCTCTGGTTATGGGTCATGCAAGCATATTAGTTAGCAAAATAGCACATATGACCCAAAAAAACATAATAAAGCAGGCATAATGTAGGGGAACAGGACGGTTTCTGCTCTACAGTCTCAACACTGACCAACTATAAGAAATGGTAATAGCTCTTCACTGCAGAGGGCACTTCCATTCTTGTGTTCACTTATTTGAATGAACGACAATAAAGTACAGCCTAGAATCACGCATGATAAAATCAGCCAGTTCAGAAAAAGCTGGAGTATCGTGCTGAATACTCTTACAGCTAATTAATGAGCAGAAGAGGCTAGCAGCGTGTCTGTCCAGCTATGGCACAAGCACCTCTGGGTGCATACATCCTAAATGCTTAACCCAAACAACATTTAGACATGCTTCCTAACAAACATCAGTCTGCCAGAACATTTCTAACTATTCAAGATACTACACTTTTAAACCAGACAGATCCAACATAATGAGATCCTCAGGCAACAAATGAAGAAATTagtccttgaattcatcaaaGACATGCATAAATACCAAGCCAACATGTTAGTGAGAATATGAGAAGTCCAGAACCATATTTACAAAGTTCCCTACCGCAGTGCTTAGCcaaatttagaattaaattgACCATGTTCTCACTACAAGTATACTACAAGAATCAAACACAACTTTGATCCAAAGTAGACAGACCATAGGAAAATCATGGTGGCTACCAGTAGTGGCTTCAATAGCATTGCAAAATAACAGCAGTGGAATTTATCCTAAATATATGCAAAGCTTACGCACTTCATTCAGTTCCGGCTCTACCCTATGAGAGAGCACCAACTGCTGCCTCAAAATGAAATTCAGCCAGTTCAATCCATCTTGTTCATTTTAATGCTTAGAACAGAGTTGATGACCATTTAGGATGAATATAGCATTTCCAGAAAGAAACTACGCCAAATTTGGATCAGTGGTGGCCTGCAACAACCAACATGCACCACCTCTACATGAAAGTAAAAATATTGGCATTTGGCAAGTGCAGAAGACGCAACAGTAAATATTATTTTAGTACAACAATGGCTGAATAGTAAACCACCGCAAGATGAAATGCAGTTTACCTTTAACTTCTTCTCTTAGAGGGGAACTAGTCAGGAAGCCTCAACTGCCTAAAGAATTCGAAAAGATGAAAATTTGATGTCCAGTAAAAGAAAGCTATGACAGGACCATCTCTGATGAACTGCAAGTTGCACAACAGAAGTGTTAAAAAATAATGAGTATAGGACAAGAGATGTGCTTTATTTATTAAATTCACCTTCCCATCTAGTATCAAAAGCTCCCCATCAACCCACCGGGGGTTTTGGAAACCAGGATCTGCAATTTTCCTTTGCCCTTTGTACCTAGCAACCTATATCATATGGAGTTGTAAGGTTTAATGTTTGTTGGTGAAAAGACAAAATCACTGTTCGGATTATGGAAATACCACTCCGAGTTCTCTAGGGATGATTCCCTTATGAGGAAGCTGATAGCGTTCGCCAACTTTTGCACGAAAGACAACCTGGCATAAGAATCATACCATgccaatttgaattattatgCTTATCATTGAAATAACACACATTAAATAACTATTTAGACTGAGAGTGGGCACTCCTTAGGAAAATTTCATGCAAAACTGAAGGAAATCAACAGGGAAGATTGTCCAAAAATGTGCAAAATATCACAATATGATGACCACACTACTTAGCAGAGAATTGGTGAGTGAAAACTGCAAGTTAACATGGGAATATAAAAAATGATGTATTAACTATCCTTCTAAATGGGAAGGGCATAAACCAGAGCACACACATTACTTACAAccattatatatttttgtgtGGTAATAAGAATTAGTGAGAAAAAAACATCACCTGACCGGCTGGCACAAGGTTGTCCCCTGTTAATTTTACAGCTTCAACATACTCGTAGAATAGTAGATCCCTGTGCTCCTCAGACGAATTATCCTCCCGCCATTGACCAAATTTTCGTTGCAAACTAAGAATTTCTGAGTCAAATCCTGATGCAGTCACATATAAGCCTGCCCAAAGGATGCCTTTCAGCCAAAACCAGAAAAAGGGAGAAGACGAGAAGAATGTTATCATTAAATGATCCAGTGGTAGGTACGATTTAGAACATACCGGTAAGAGGATCTGAAGATATAGTCATCTGAATACGGCTGAAGTGGGTAACTCCATGCAGTTTTTTCTGAATCTTGTTATTATGTTGCTTGATGCCAAGTTGTAGTATCTGCATAAGTTGAAATGACATCAAAAACCAGTCTATAGGTCTATTTTCTTTACGCAGGTCTGCAACACCATTGACAAATTCATGCTCTTTCTTACTCCATGCATCTATAATATTCGATTGTTAAACTGATTGGTATTATTTGTGTTTGTGTGCATTTGAGAAGAAGCACTAAATACTAAAGAGACATCAAGGGTCATCATGTTCGAAGGTACTAATTCAGATCTAACAATATGACAATCAACAGCAAACTAGAAAAGCAGGTATTGTACATATTATGCAAAGAAATAATTGACAGATCCATGCTCTCTATCAAAAGGACAAGGTGGCGCTGTTTACAAAATAAATGCAGTTCACCAAATTCACTGGGATTcaagcataaaaaaaaaaagttatgtttGGTGTTTTACCAGTTCATACAGATACTGAACAGCCCATCTAAAGAGACACCAAACCAGAGGAGACCATTAATTGCCAATCGTTAATCACCATGGTCAAATAAGACAGTAATTGATGTTTGTTTCAATTCAATCAAGCATAATGAAGGGTAATG is a genomic window of Phragmites australis chromosome 24, lpPhrAust1.1, whole genome shotgun sequence containing:
- the LOC133907623 gene encoding uncharacterized protein LOC133907623 isoform X2, whose amino-acid sequence is MLAPPPPPYHAAAATDGEFARPRPESAPPAPRSPPSAPPDVMSRPHLPKDQAFPRANGFCDGGARGLGEIEEVGAAATVAVEQSPSQSSSPSASSPAPAMSSCGQYMLHRVGKLDTLAGVAIKYGVEVADIKRLNGLSTDLQMFAHKTLRIPLPGRECTPRRIHDDILDSILKTPKHKVSPAMSLLQGYYGLAHPPKRDQTGKGTEMTVYRKGKSACLDVEPWLEPPNSDPFPLQNNKTRSLTIGSLVNGETDENGDSERLIRRRQKADGELLPREENGGDFLASAGKGLALRPKSSNRPDMNKSQQNLFAMAEPLFVNGLQTVRKSSSTPEFQEPESNTSSSIWSASKWSLKPDAFALPLPIPRFDNIPKPIAAWRNKEARD
- the LOC133907623 gene encoding uncharacterized protein LOC133907623 isoform X1, with the translated sequence MLAPPPPPYHAAAATDGEFARPRPESAPPAPRSPPSAPPDVMSRPHLPKDQAFPRANGFCDGGARGLGEIEEVGAAATVAVEQSPSQSSSPSASSPAPAMSSCGQYMLHRVGKLDTLAGVAIKYGVEVADIKRLNGLSTDLQMFAHKTLRIPLPGRYPPSSCQQNGSYESDDRECTPRRIHDDILDSILKTPKHKVSPAMSLLQGYYGLAHPPKRDQTGKGTEMTVYRKGKSACLDVEPWLEPPNSDPFPLQNNKTRSLTIGSLVNGETDENGDSERLIRRRQKADGELLPREENGGDFLASAGKGLALRPKSSNRPDMNKSQQNLFAMAEPLFVNGLQTVRKSSSTPEFQEPESNTSSSIWSASKWSLKPDAFALPLPIPRFDNIPKPIAAWRNKEARD